The region ACATAGGGCAGGCGGAAGAAGATGGTGCGCAGCAGGTCGAAGTTCCCCGAGTCGCGATAGGGAAAGCCGCCGCAGATGCTTCCGGCCGCAGCCGTCGGGTCGCAATCCGTGGCCAGAAAAAAAAGCTGGGAAAAGTAGATGTCTATCCCGGGAAAGGCGCGGAAGGCGGCAAGCAGCGCCCACCACACCCAGAACAACAGCATGAATGCACCGAAAGTCGTTTTAGGCAGGCGGACGACCGGCCCCCGCGGGCGATTTTTCGAAAAAACTGTCAACGCGAATATCTACGAAACTGACGAAAACATGGGGGCCGTGATGGCCGCGGGCGACCATAACAATTGTCGCCAGCCATTGACAGACCCGCCAAACGCGAAATTATCCGCCGGGAACGGATTTCAAGAATCCCTGCGGAGAAGACATGTCAGCAAAGTTCGAAATCTCATTTTCAAAGTCGGCAAAGCTCACCGGCGGTTTGGCGATCCTGCTGAAGACCGGCGAAGCCGACAGCGCTGCCGGCGCCGAAACAGTCGATCCGGCAGGCGTGATCGCCAAGGCTGCCAGGATCGCCCGGTTCTCCGCGAAATCCATGAGCGCGCTCGATATCGTCGCCCCGGAAGGCGCGCCCGTCGAGCGCATCGTCGTCATCGGGCTCGGCAAGGCCGCCGATCTTTCCGCCCATGACTGGCTGAAGGCCGGCGGCTGTGCGGCGGCGAGAATCAAGAATACCGACAAGGCGGCCGTGTTCATCGACGTGCCCGGCCTTCCGGCGAGCGCGCGGGCGGCCGCCGATTTCGCGCTCGGCATGCTGCTGCGCGCCTATAGCTTCGATAGCTACAAGACGAAGAAGAGCGATGACGAGGAAAAGGCCGGGAAATCCGTCAAGGTGACGATCGTCACCGCCGATCCGGCAGGTGCCAAGAAGGCGTTTTCCGATTCCGAAGCGATTGCCGGCGGCGTCAATCTTGCCCGTGACCTCGTCAACGAACCGCCGAACGTGCTCGGCCCCGTCGAGTTCGCCGCCAAGGCGAAGGAGCTGGAAAAGCTCGGCGTCGAAGTGGACATCCTGACCGAAAAGGAGATGCGCCGTTTCGGCATGGGCGCCCTTCTCGGCGTCGCCCAGGGCTCCGTCCGCCCGCCGCGCCTGGCGGTCATGCAATGGAAAGGCGGTAAAGCCAAGGATCGTCCCATCGCCTTCATCGGCAAGGGCGTCGTCTTCGATACCGGCGGCATTTCGATCAAGCCGGCCGCCGGCATGGAGGACATGAAGGGTGATATGGGTGGTGCGGCGGCCGTCACCGGTCTCATGCATGTGCTCGCCGCCCGCAAGGCCGCCGTCAACGCCGTCGGCGTCATCGGTCTGGTCGAGAACATGCCGGACGGCAACGCCCAGCGCCCGGGTGATATCGTCACGTCGATGTCCGGCCAGACGATCGAGGTGATCAATACCGATGCTGAAGGCCGCCTCGTGCTCTGCGATGCGCTCTGGTACTGCAACGACCGTTTCAAGCCGCAGTTCATGATCAATCTCGCCACGCTGACCGGCGCCATCGTCGTGGCGCTCGGCAATGTGCATGCCGGCCTGTTTTCCAATGACGACCAGCTTTCCGCGCAGCTGACGGCAGCCGGCCTATCCACAAACGAGAAGCTCTGGCGCATGCCGCTCGGCAAGGATTACGACAAGCTGATCGACAGCAAGTTCGCCGACATGAAGAACACCGGCGGCCGGCAGGCCGGCTCGATCACCGCTGCGCATTTCATCAAGCGCTTCGTACAGGACACGCCCTGGGCGCATCTCGACATCGCCGGCACGGCGATGGGCTCGCCGCAGGACGAGATCAACCAGTCCTGGGGTTCGGGTTTCGGCGTGCGCCTGCTCGACGAGCTCGTTCGCGCCCATTATGAAGCCTGATGACGGACGTTCTCTTTTATCATCTGACCGAAACCAGGCTGGAAGACGCGCTTCCGCCGCTGATCGACAAAAGTGTCGAGCGCGGCTGGCGCGTCGCCGTCCAGACGCGCGAGCCGGCGCGGCGCGATGCGCTCGACACGCATCTCTGGACGTTTCGCGAGGAGAGTTTTCTGCCGCACGGCACCGACGAGGGCGATTTCGCCGAAAGCCAGCCGGTGCTTTTGACGGTGACCCCAGGCAATGCCAATGCTGCGACCGTGCGTTTCATCATCGACGGCGCCGAGCCGCCGCCGGTCGATGCCTATGAGCGCGTCGTCTTCATGTTCGACGGCCACGACCAGGCGCAACTGGAGGCCGCCCGGGCGCAATGGAAGAAGCTGAAAGGCGAGGGGCATAACCTCACCTATTGGCAGCAGACGCCGGAAGGGCGGTGGGAGAAGAAGGCTTGAGCGCTTCAGCGGAGATACCGACAATCGTCGCCAATATGGCACCGATTGTCGGTCTGCGAAAAACCTGACCCTTGCGGCGGGTCTTGTTGCTCAGCCTGCAAAAGTCCAAGATGGCGTCCCAAAGCCGCCAACGGCTCAGTCGTGGAACGCGTCCACGAATTTGCGCTTGCCGAGCATGAAGGCGTCGGCGACGTGGCGCAGCGGCGCCAGATCCACATCCGATGTGCCGGCCTTGATGATTTCGGCGAAGCGGCGGTAGAGCGAGGGATATTCCTGCTCCGGCGCGGCGAAGGTCAGCGTGCCGTCGATGGAAAGCTTGGCGCCGCCTTCGGCGAGAACCATCTGGCCGTCCGCCGTCTCCGCGACGATATCCCAGCTCTGCTTGCCGGTCTGGCGCCAGTCGAATTCGGCATGAACCG is a window of Rhizobium sp. N324 DNA encoding:
- a CDS encoding leucyl aminopeptidase → MSAKFEISFSKSAKLTGGLAILLKTGEADSAAGAETVDPAGVIAKAARIARFSAKSMSALDIVAPEGAPVERIVVIGLGKAADLSAHDWLKAGGCAAARIKNTDKAAVFIDVPGLPASARAAADFALGMLLRAYSFDSYKTKKSDDEEKAGKSVKVTIVTADPAGAKKAFSDSEAIAGGVNLARDLVNEPPNVLGPVEFAAKAKELEKLGVEVDILTEKEMRRFGMGALLGVAQGSVRPPRLAVMQWKGGKAKDRPIAFIGKGVVFDTGGISIKPAAGMEDMKGDMGGAAAVTGLMHVLAARKAAVNAVGVIGLVENMPDGNAQRPGDIVTSMSGQTIEVINTDAEGRLVLCDALWYCNDRFKPQFMINLATLTGAIVVALGNVHAGLFSNDDQLSAQLTAAGLSTNEKLWRMPLGKDYDKLIDSKFADMKNTGGRQAGSITAAHFIKRFVQDTPWAHLDIAGTAMGSPQDEINQSWGSGFGVRLLDELVRAHYEA
- a CDS encoding DNA polymerase III subunit chi is translated as MTDVLFYHLTETRLEDALPPLIDKSVERGWRVAVQTREPARRDALDTHLWTFREESFLPHGTDEGDFAESQPVLLTVTPGNANAATVRFIIDGAEPPPVDAYERVVFMFDGHDQAQLEAARAQWKKLKGEGHNLTYWQQTPEGRWEKKA